In Sphingomonas sp. JUb134, the sequence CACCTGCTCCCCACCGCCCCGAACTGGGCGGAGGGCTTTGGGCATTGGACGCCGGGTGAGGCCGGTGCCCGGGCGCGACTGGAGGCGTTTGCGGACGAAGTCGGCGACTATGATCACGCCCGCAACCTGCCTTCCACCGACGGCACCTCCAGCCTGTCGCCGCACCTGCACTTCGGCGAAGTCTCTCCCGCCGCCGTCTGGCACGCGCTCGACGGCAAGGCTGGCGCGGAGAGCTATCTGCGCGAGATCGGCTGGCGCGATTTCGCGGCCAACCTGATCGTTCAGCAGCCGGATTATGGCACCGCCCACGGTCGCGCGAAGATGGATGCGCTTGCCTGGCGCACCGGCCCAGAGGCCGATGCGGAGTTCCGCGCCTGGACACGAGGGCAGACGGGCTATCCGATCGTGGACGCAGGCATGCGGCAGCTCTGGCACATCGGCTGGATGCACAATCGCGTGCGGATGATCGCGGCGAGCTTCCTGGTGAAGCATCTGCTGATCGACTGGCGACGTGGCCAGCACTGGTTCTGGGACTGCCTGGTCGATGCGGACTATGGCAACAACGCCGTCAACTGGCAGTGGATCGCCGGCACGGGCGTCGACTCCAGCCCCTTCGGCCGGATCATGGCCCCGCTGGTGCAATCGCCCAAGTTCGATGCGGGAGCCTATATCCGCCGCTGGGTACCGGAACTTGCCGGCTTGGACGACAGCAGCATCCACGACCCGCACGGCGCGGGCGTGGCGCCGGCCGGCTATCCCGAACCGCTGATCGCCCATCGCCCCGCGCGCGAGCGGGCGCTTGCGGCGGCGGCTGCGGCACGCGGCTGACGAAAGGCGTCGGCGCACACGCCGACGCCTCCCTGGCTCAGAAGCGGTAGCTCAAGGTCACCGTCGCGTTGCGCGGCGCCCCGTAGCGATATTGGCTGAACGAACCCACGTTGCTGTAGAAGGTCTTGTCGAACAGATTGTCGACGTTGGCCTGCAGCTGCAGCTGCTCCGTCACGGCATAGCGCGCCATCAGGCTGACCAGGGTATAGCCGTCCTGCTGGAAGCGATACGGGGTGTTCAGGACCGGGTTCGTGCCGTCCGAATACGCCTTGCTGCGA encodes:
- a CDS encoding FAD-binding domain-containing protein, whose product is MTVSEIPSIVWFRQDLRLSDQAAFAAAAAEGPVLAVYVLDDEIPGEWRIGGAQRWWLHHTLAALAESLADLGVPLVLRRGRAPDEIARIAEETGARRVHCLAHQEPWWREAEDALARSVDLVRHPGRLLAEQGIVRTGSGGPFRIFTPFWRALQLHMPPPPPEPAPTNVQGMVHPPRSDRLEEWHLLPTAPNWAEGFGHWTPGEAGARARLEAFADEVGDYDHARNLPSTDGTSSLSPHLHFGEVSPAAVWHALDGKAGAESYLREIGWRDFAANLIVQQPDYGTAHGRAKMDALAWRTGPEADAEFRAWTRGQTGYPIVDAGMRQLWHIGWMHNRVRMIAASFLVKHLLIDWRRGQHWFWDCLVDADYGNNAVNWQWIAGTGVDSSPFGRIMAPLVQSPKFDAGAYIRRWVPELAGLDDSSIHDPHGAGVAPAGYPEPLIAHRPARERALAAAAAARG